In Paenibacillus sonchi, the genomic stretch TTTACAAATCGTAATGATTACGATAATATCATTAGAGTTAATGCGTAATGTTTACGAATAAAATGCTGAAGATGAAAACAGATATAAGAAAGCAGAAATATTGTTAGTAAACAGGTCATTACGGACACCAGATACCTTATTTTGCATAATTCTGCTTTCTGGGTGATGTTACGGACAACCAACGCCCAAACCCTAAATCCCACGCCAGCAGCTTTGTCCCGGCCTTACACCAAATTATGAAAGGAGGGCGATACGCCATGATTTTATCGTCCATGAAGGATGTGGTGTTCGGTTATGGAAGTGAGCCGGTCATTGACAACCTCTCACTTGAGATTGAAGCCGGGCAGTTTATCGGGATCACCGGCCCTAACGGGGCAGCCAAAACGACCCTGCTCAAGCTTCTGCTTGGCCTGCTCCGGCCTTGGAGCGGAACCGTCACGCTGAACAAGGAGATTACGGAGGGAGGAAAGCTGGCAATTGGTTATGTGCCGCAGCAGGTGGCATCCTTTAACGCCGGATTTCCGAGCAAGGTGATCGAGCTGGTCCGGTCCGGCTGCTACCCGCGGCTGGGGTGGTTTGGACGTTTCACGAAGGAGCAGGAGGAGCTTGTGGAGCGGAGCTTGCGGCAGGTGGACATGTGGGAATACCGCAACCGCAGGATCGGTGAGCTGTCCGGCGGGCAGAAGCAGCGGATCTGCATCGCCCGGGCACTGGCGCAGCAGCCGCAGGTGCTGGTGCTGGATGAGCCGGCAACGGGCATGGATATCGGGAGCCGGAGCGGATTTTACAAGCTGATGCGGCATTATGTCAGCAATCACGGGCGGACCGTCATCATGGTCACACACGGTCTGGAAGAGACCCGTCCCTATCTGGACACGGTGATCAGCCTGGAACGAGAAGAGCAGGAGGGCTGGAAATGCTTGGTTACGAATTCATGCAGCGCGCATTTTGGGCCGGGGGCCTGATTGGCATCATCGGTCCGCTGCTAGGCGTGTATCTGATGCTGCGCAGGCAGGTGCTGATGGCCGATACGCTCTCTCACGTGTCGCTGGCCGGAGTAGCGCTCGGCTCGGTGCTGCAGCTGAGTCCGGCACTCAGCGGATTTGCGGTGGCCGTAGCGGGCGGTCTGGTCATCGAGCAGCTCCGCCGTTCTTACCGTACATACAGCGAGCTGCCGGTGGCGATCATTATGACCTCCGGCCTGGCGCTGGCCGTGGTGCTGATGAGCCTGAAGCAGAATCTGAGCCGCAGCTTCAGCTCCTATCTGTTCGGCTCCATCGTCGCTGTCAGCGATACCCAGCTGGGGCTGATTGCCATAGTGGCCGCCGTTGGACTGTCATATTTCATCATTCTGCGCCGCCCGCTGTACAGCCTGACCTTTGACGAAGAGACCGCCTCTATCGGCGGTGTCCGTACAGGCTTGTTGTCCTTTTCGTTTGCGGTGCTGACGGGTATGACGGTTGCGGCTGCGATGCCTGTTGTCGGCGTTCTGCTGGTGTCGGCGCTGATGGTCCTGCCGGCATCCATTGCCCTTAGGGTTGCATCCGGCTTTAGTGCAGCTATTCTGATTTCAATCGGTGTTGGCCTCGCGGGTGTTTTCAGCGGCCTGACCGCATCCTACTATATCAACACGCCTCCCGGAGGCACGATAGCCCTCATTTTATTGTGTTTTCTGCTATGCGCTATTGCTGTACAGAAGCTGCTGGCTTTCCAAAAACGCCGCAGCGTCCGAAAATCCATATAAGAAAAAGGAGCTTGAACCGAACTATGCTGAATATTAAAATCCGTCACCTTGCCGTCCTTTCCCTTGCCGCCATGCTGATAGCCTCCGGCTGCGGCAATAAAAACACCGCAAGCAATGCGGAAGAAGCTGCCCCGGCTTCATCCGCAACCGCAGAGCCGTCCGCCGCTGAGCCTGCAGTCAAGACAGACAAGCTGAATATCAAGGTCAGCTTTTACCCTATGTACGAATTCACCAAAAATATTGTCGGCGACCTGGCCGATGTGGAAACGCTGATTCCGGCCGGAATCGAGCCGCATGACTGGGAGCCTACGGCACAGGATATGGCGGAGATTTCCGCCGCCGATGTGCTCGTCTATAACGGTGCAGGTATGGAGGGCTGGGCGCAGCAGGTGATCGACAGTGCCAAGGGGACCCAACTGGTGGCCGTAGAGGCCAGTAAGGGGCTGGATATTATGGAAGGCGTGGAAGAGGAAGAAGAGCATCATGCCGATGAAGCGGGTCATGATCACGAGGCAGGCGAGCATGCCGAAGAAGCGG encodes the following:
- a CDS encoding metal ABC transporter ATP-binding protein; its protein translation is MILSSMKDVVFGYGSEPVIDNLSLEIEAGQFIGITGPNGAAKTTLLKLLLGLLRPWSGTVTLNKEITEGGKLAIGYVPQQVASFNAGFPSKVIELVRSGCYPRLGWFGRFTKEQEELVERSLRQVDMWEYRNRRIGELSGGQKQRICIARALAQQPQVLVLDEPATGMDIGSRSGFYKLMRHYVSNHGRTVIMVTHGLEETRPYLDTVISLEREEQEGWKCLVTNSCSAHFGPGA
- a CDS encoding metal ABC transporter permease; translated protein: MEMLGYEFMQRAFWAGGLIGIIGPLLGVYLMLRRQVLMADTLSHVSLAGVALGSVLQLSPALSGFAVAVAGGLVIEQLRRSYRTYSELPVAIIMTSGLALAVVLMSLKQNLSRSFSSYLFGSIVAVSDTQLGLIAIVAAVGLSYFIILRRPLYSLTFDEETASIGGVRTGLLSFSFAVLTGMTVAAAMPVVGVLLVSALMVLPASIALRVASGFSAAILISIGVGLAGVFSGLTASYYINTPPGGTIALILLCFLLCAIAVQKLLAFQKRRSVRKSI